A single region of the Musa acuminata AAA Group cultivar baxijiao chromosome BXJ1-11, Cavendish_Baxijiao_AAA, whole genome shotgun sequence genome encodes:
- the LOC135596704 gene encoding eukaryotic translation initiation factor 4G-like gives MSVYQSRAERIQGQLRKPGRPGSSGQQRSSIGGGGGGGGSAPPPIPISASPATPSSLSTNRSFKKSGNGHGGQSRINPTTASSEASGAAPAITVHRAVQNGGQAPAPSPGFSDAPAPGSAKPMDVLTPRNASRAIPKVPSSQSATGASSSSTPLTLPKGDASKTFTLQFGSINPGIMNELQIPARTSSAPPNLDEQHDQAHAESFGAAPTLPIPSVPIEQQRQQTKKVGGGTHQSSNLEQHPVSQAKRDTSIPVPSASVVPPPKSSVLPVSGIPLPMSMSFQPQQPPVPPQLGGPSPQMLPGLAANSLQMTMTLPVANVPQVAQQIYVPGIQPHFVQQQALMHQGQGLGFPPSIVHQLPQQLGNLGMGITSQFPQQQPGKFGGLRRTTVKITHPETHEELRLDKKTDSSKDGGTSGQRPLPNVIPQAQAIATYNAAPQMYYPQIQQNSYSPSTLIFTTTVPLTSGQVSMSSQAARYSYSVSQSGQNLPVMQSTMVNNVPVGKPSHSSSLCCITKGINSEEIPVSTSLPATVHVTVKPSIGSEDSTRSCQRNKETSPDGPAWQPKSGSKLLADVSLPIANTSSTAGASVPSTKPLISESPAADSGLIPFGPDGRKREPVERSDSLKDTQKKQSKKEHLQLDASSPEGANLSLLKITKGRFERELIFQEGHTKTENTETPLASDLVASSMWPSLKAENRNLSGGTTKPCEGNLTPAASSLSGAILEEEASQDASLGHADSFGLAPDGVSIIEDFPSETTISLSPMVDGTHFKSLDTSLSVANTALDARIDEMLDVTEHGKSDVFNVSSRDSNDAEVHPSSTIRNSSEFSCQFVSLKEDDGVRNYEKVTSRDYNAADNKPLNSFVEDVGTREEINRTVNVQNRPIDAALDSADSGTAFVSDVSSANDGKDKLDLFPTTREVKYSKDVGLTDSGVMPIESVPVPNSSLSEVAQKLGSKVMELPSGLISMASMGQKEKSSLESSMPKIVAGRKKKRREILLRADAAGASDLYNAYKGPGEKNVIVSNSASIDSSTADTMVAHVDYSKKDVAASEEDGQNKAELDDWEDAADISTSKLKTLEHGKPADGAGKQDGDDGYEATSRKKYSRDFLMTFSQLFMELPVGFEIGSDIADALMSTPLGKSPCLSPGRIIDRPSGPRSERRMVSNLDDEKWSRSPVSFGPGRDLRLDAGHGAAIVSLRPGQGASYAVLRNSRAQASNQFGGGILSGPTQPLTSQGSMPRGSPDADKWQRAKGLIPSPQAPLQVMHKAEKKYELGKSVDKEEAKQRQLKAILNKLTPQNFEKLFAQVKEVNIDNAVTLTGVISQIFDKALMEPTFCEMYANFCVHLACELPGFNEDNEKITFKRLLLNKCQEEFERGEREQAEANKVEEEGEIQQTKEEREVKRLQARRRMLGNIRLIGELYKKKMLTERIMHECIKKLLGQYQNPDEEDLEALCKLMSTIGEMIDHPKAKEHMDAYFDMMTKLSTNQKLSSRVRFMLRDAIDLRKNKWQQRMKVEGPKKIEEVHRDAAQERQSQSSRLARGPINSNVPRRGQAADYGPRGSMPLTSPNSQQIGGPRGLPFQSHGYGKQDVRVEDRHQFETRTMSLPLQQRSTDDDSITLGPQGGLARGMSIKGHPSISNVPATETSLAVEHRRITSGPNGTSYMADRLSGATSDQLNLLVHSSYYGVRDFKSSDHTFERSVTSILPSGRTHGTSGGSLNSVSESRTISEEVLREKSILAIREFYSAEDEKEVVLCIKELNAPSFHPSVISLWVIDSFERKDVERDLLAKLIVKLCKSRDSFLNKDQLLQGFESVISSLEDAVNDAPKAPEFLGRIFAKVVMEDMTPLRDIGRLLCEGGEESGCLRESGLAADVLGNIFETIKLERGDTVLDEIRASSNLPLQDFRPTHPIKSKLDAFF, from the exons ATGTCCGTCTATCAATCCAGGGCTGAGAGGATCCAGGGGCAGCTTAGGAAACCCGGTCGACCGGGCAGCTCCGGCCAGCAGAGGAGTTCCATTGGCggcgggggcggcggcggcggctccgCCCCTCCTCCTATCCCCATCTCTGCATCCCCTGCTACTCCTTCGTCATTGTCGACGAACCGAAG CTTCAAGAAATCTGGTAATGGACACGGGGGTCAATCTAGGATAAATCCCACAACCGCGAGTTCTGAAGCGAGTGGTGCTGCTCCGGCTATTACTGTCCATCGGGCTGTTCAGAATGGTGGTCAGGCCCCGGCTCCCTCTCCTG GATTTTCAGATGCACCAGCCCCAGGCAGTGCAAAACCGATGGATGTGCTGACCCCCAGAAATGCATCCCGAGCTATCCCAAAGGTGCCATCTTCTCAGTCTGCTACTGGAGCTTCAAGTTCTTCAACGCCCTTGACACTTCCTAAAG GGGATGCATCTAAGACCTTTACTCTTCAGTTTGGCTCAATAAATCCTGGCATCATGAACGAATTGCAG ATTCCTGCTCGGACAAGCTCAGCTCCGCCAAATCTGGATGAACAACATGACCAG GCTCATGCTGAGTCCTTTGGAGCTGCTCCAACATTGCCTATACCTTCTGTTCCAATAGAGCAGCAACGACAACAAACTAAAAAGGTAGGTGGTGGTACTCATCAGTCTAGCAATCTGGAGCAACATCCTGTATCACAAGCAAAGAGAGATACAAGCATCCCAGTCCCATCTGCCTCAGTTGTACCCCCACCAAAATCATCTGTTCTTCCAGTTTCTGGGATACCTTTGCCCATGTCTATGTCATTTCAACCTCAACAACCACCAGTTCCTCCTCAACTTGGTGGCCCTAGCCCACAGATGCTACCAGGTCTTGCAGCCAATTCACTGCAAATGACGATGACATTACCTGTGGCCAATGTCCCCCAAGTTGCACAGCAAATTTATGTTCCTGGCATCCAGCCTCATTTTGTGCAACAACAGGCACTGATGCATCAGGGACAAGGTTTAGGGTTTCCCCCGTCAATTGTTCATCAATTACCCCAACAATTAGGAAACCTGGGAATGGGCATTACTTCACAATTTCCTCAACAGCAGCCGGGTAAATTTGGTGGCCTTCGTAGGACCACAGTGAAAATAACTCATCCAGAAACTCATGAAGAGTTGAGGCTTGACAAAAAAACTGATTCTTCCAAGGATGGTGGTACCTCTGGGCAGAGGCCACTTCCTAATGTAATCCCACAAGCTCAGGCTATTGCAACGTATAATGCTGCTCCTCAGATGTATTACCCCCAAATACAGCAAAATTCTTATAGCCCTTCTACACTTATTTTTACTACTACTGTTCCTCTGACCAGTGGGCAGGTGTCGATGAGCTCACAAGCTGCAAGATATAGCTATTCTGTCAGTCAAAGTGGGCAAAACTTGCCTGTCATGCAGTCAACCATGGTCAACAATGTTCCAGTTGGCAAACCTTCACATTCATCCTCTCTGTGTTGCATTACTAAAGGGATAAACTCAGAAGAGATACCAGTTTCCACCTCCCTCCCCGCCACAGTTCATGTAACTGTCAAACCATCCATTGGTTCAGAAG ATTCTACTCGTTCCTGTCAAAGAAACAAAGAGACAAGTCCAGATGGACCTGCTTGGCAGCCTAAGTCAGGTTCCAAACTGTTAGCTGATGTTTCATTGCCTATCGCAAACACAAGCTCTACTGCTGGTGCTTCTGTGCCCTCAACAAAGCCATTGATCTCTGAATCACCAGCTGCTGACTCTGGCTTAATTCCATTTGGACCTGATGGCAGGAAAAGAGAACCTGTTGAAAGATCTGATTCTTTGAAGGATACCCAGAAGAAGCAAAGTAAAAAGGAGCATCTTCAG TTAGATGCATCTTCTCCTGAAGGAGCAAACCTGTCTTTGTTGAAAATTACCAAGGGTAGATTTGAGAGAGAACTTATTTTTCAGGAAGGGCACACTAAAACTGAGAACACTGAAACTCCTTTAGCATCTGATCTGGTCGCTTCTTCGATGTGGCCTTCCCTTAAAGCTGAAAACAGGAATCTTTCAGGAGGAACAACTAAGCCATGTGAAGGTAACTTAACGCCTGCTGCATCTAGCTTATCTGGAGCAATATTGGAGGAGGAAGCATCCCAAGATGCTTCACTAGGGCATGCTGATTCATTTGGTTTGGCACCTGATGGTGTTTCCATCATAGAGGATTTTCCTTCTGAGACCACAATTTCTTTGAGCCCTATGGTGGATGGAACACATTTCAAAAGTTTGGATACTAGCTTGAGTGTGGCAAATACAGCTTTGGATGCTAGGATAGACGAAATGCTTGACGTAACAGAGCATGGGAAATCTGATGTATTTAATGTTTCATCGCGAGATTCTAATGATGCTGAAGTACATCCATCTTCTACCATCAGAAATTCTTCTGAATTTTCATGTCAATTTGTGTCATTAAAAGAAGATGATGGGGTAAGAAATTATGAGAAAGTGACATCTAGGGACTACAATGCAGCGGACAACAAACCGTTGAATAGCTTTGTTGAAGACGTTGGTACCAGAGAGGAGATAAATAGGACAGTCAATGTACAAAATAGGCCTATTGATGCAGCTTTGGACTCAGCTGATTCTGGAACTGCATTTGTTAGTGATGTTTCATCTGCAAATGACGGCAAAGATAAGCTTGATTTGTTTCCAACCACACGTGAAGTAAAATATAGCAAGGATGTTGGTTTGACTGATTCTGGTGTTATGCCCATTGAATCGGTCCCTGTCCCTAATTCATCCCTTTCTGAGGTGGCACAGAAGCTGGGATCTAAAGTTATGGAATTGCCTAGTGGACTGATTTCTATGGCAAGCATGGGACAGAAGGAAAAATCTTCCTTGGAAAGCTCAATGCCTAAGATTGTGgctggaagaaagaagaagagaagggaaatacTTTTGAGAGCAGATGCTGCAGGGGCATCTGACCTTTACAATGCGTACAAGGGCCCAGGGGAAAAGAATGTGATTGTTAGTAACTCAGCAAGTATAGATAGCTCAACAGCTGACACAATGGTTGCACATGTAGATTATTCTAAAAAGGATGTTGCTGCAAGTGAGGAAGATGGGCAGAACAAAGCTGAATTGGATGACTGGGAAGATGCAGCTGATATATCCACTTCAAAACTGAAAACATTAGAGCATGGAAAGCCAGCTGATGGAGCAGGGAAGCAAGATGGTGATGATGGTTATGAAGCCACTAGTCGAAAGAAATATTCGAGAGATTTTCTAATGACCTTCTCGCAGCTGTTTATGGAGCTTCCTGTAGGTTTTGAGATTGGTTCTGACATAGCAGATGCATTGATGAGCACTCCACTTGGGAAATCACCGTGTCTAAGTCCTGGGAGGATCATAGACCGGCCATCGGGTCCTCGGTCAGAGCGTCGTATGGTTAGCAATTtggatgatgaaaaatggagcagATCACCTGTGTCTTTTGGCCCTGGACGTGACCTTAGATTGGACGCTGGGCATGGAGCTGCAATTGTTAGTCTTCGACCTGGGCAAGGTGCCAGTTATGCAGTTCTGAGAAATTCTCGTGCCCAGGCATCCAATCAATTTGGAGGAGGTATCCTGTCAGGACCAACACAACCCTTGACATCTCAGGGAAGCATGCCACGTGGAAGTCCTGATGCGGACAAGTGGCAACGCGCAAAAGGTTTAATACCCTCTCCTCAAGCACCTTTGCAGGTTATGCACAAAGCTGAGAAAAAATATGAACTGGGCAAATCTGTTGACAAGGAAGAGGCAAAGCAAAGACAACTAAAAGCTATCCTTAACAAGTTAACACCTCAAAATTTTGAAAAACTCTTTGCCCAGGTCAAGGAGGTTAACATTGACAATGCAGTTACTCTTACTGGTGTGATCTCACAGATTTTTGACAAAGCTTTAATGGAACCAACCTTCTGTGAAATGTATGCTAATTTCTGTGTTCATCTTGCCTGTGAACTACCGGGTTTCAATGAAGACAATGAAAAGATCACTTTTAAAAGACTGCTCCTGAACAAATGTCAAGAGGAATTTGAAAGAGGGGAGAGAGAACAAGCTGAAGCTAACAAAGTTGAAGAGGAAGGTGAGATCCAGCAGACCAAAGAGGAAAGGGAAGTGAAAAGGCTTCAGGCCCGCAGGCGCATGCTGGGCAATATTAGGTTAATTGGGGAATTGTACAAAAAGAAGATGTTGACTGAGAGAATCATGCATGAGTGCATCAAGAAGTTGTTGGGACAATATCAGAATCCTGATGAGGAAGATCTTGAAGCTTTGTGCAAATTGATGAGTACAATTGGGGAGATGATAGATCACCCCAAAGCAAAGGAGCACATGGATGCATACTTTGACATGATGACAAAGCTCTCAACAAATCAAAAGCTATCCTCACGTGTTAGATTTATGCTGAGAGATGCAATTGATCTTAGGAAGAATAAATGGCAGCAGAGAATGAAAGTCGAGGGGCCTAAGAAGATtgaggaggttcacagagatgcaGCTCAAGAAAGGCAATCCCAGTCAAGTAGGTTGGCTCGTGGTCCCATCAATAGTAATGTCCCAAGACGAGGTCAAGCAGCTGATTATGGTCCCCGTGGTTCCATGCCATTAACTTCTCCAAACTCTCAGCAGATTGGTGGTCCTCGTGGATTGCCATTTCAGTCCCATGGGTACGGCAAACAGGATGTGCGGGTGGAGGATAGGCATCAGTTTGAAACAAGAACAATGTCACTTCCCCTCCAGCAAAGGTCTACTGATGATGATTCTATTACCCTTGGTCCTCAAGGGGGTCTTGCCAGGGGAATGTCTATCAAAGGACACCCATCAATCTCTAATGTTCCAGCTACTGAAACTTCTCTAGCTGTTGAACATCGTAGAATAACGTCGGGTCCAAATGGTACTAGTTATATGGCAGATAGGTTATCTGGAGCAACATCTGATCAATTAAACCTTCTAGTTCATAGTAGTTACTACGGGGTCAGAGACTTTAAGAGTTCAGATCATACTTTTGAGAGATCTGTTACGTCTATCCTACCTTCTGGACGAACTCATGGCACTTCAGGTGGCAGCCTAAACTCGGTTTCTGAATCAAGAACAATATCAGAAGAAGTTTTACGAGAAAAATCAATATTGGCAATTAGAGAGTTCTACAG TGCCGAGGATGAGAAAGAGGTGGTGTTGTGCATCAAGGAATTAAATGCTCCAAGTTTTCATCCTTCTGTCATCTCGTTATGGGTCATCGACTCCTTTGAAAGAAAAGATGTGGAACGAGATCTCCTAGCCAAGCTTATTGTTAAGCTTTGCAAATCAAGAGATAGCTTCCTTAATAAAGATCAGCTACTCCAGGG GTTTGAATCTGTTATTTCTTCGTTGGAGGATGCCGTAAATGATGCTCCAAAAGCACCTGAGTTTCTTGGTCGTATTTTTGCTAAAGTTGTGATGGAAGATATGACCCCTTTGAGAGACATAGGAAGATTGCTATGTGAAGGAGGCGAAGAATCAGGCTGTCTAAGAGAGAGTGGGCTAGCGGCAGATGTGCTCGGTAACATTTTTGAGACCATAAAACTAGAAAGAGGAGATACTGTCTTGGATGAGATCCGGGCTAGCTCCAATCTACCGTTGCAAGACTTTCGACCAACGCATCCAATAAAATCAAAGTTGGATGCATTTTTTTGA